GATTCCCTGGGCAGCTTACTGATCCTTACCATGGCTTCCTCTGATTGAAAAAGTCATACCTtctaaactctactcctgaacACTCATGAACAGTAGCAGCGGCAGCAAGGACCCAGTTCCCAGTTCCCCAGGGAGGCCTGGGTAGCTGGAGAGATACGACTGTGTGCCCTCAGGGGATACCCATGCCCAGAGCAACCAAGGAGTTGTCACTCACAGCAGGActtgagagaggaggaggaggaggagcagctcGTTCCTGAAAACCTGAGGGATCCCTGGGAGCCCAGGTCACCCTGGAGCCTCTGTGTCCCTATGCCTTTCCTGCAGTGCCTATCCCGAGAGAGTAACTCATTGGGTCTAAAGAGTCACCTGCTCCCCCTTCCACATTTCTGCAGGTGAAAACATTTGAGCTGCAACTGGAGGGATTTAGATTAGACTCACAGATGGCCAAGCCAAGAACGACCAGGGTCCAGGAATGAGTCCCTTCTGCAGGGCCAAGGAGGGTAGCTGGAGGAGGTAATGAATTGTACCTGTCAGAATTTGCACTTGAGCCTGTGTTAGAAGGTGGATTCAGGCCAAATGATGCCTAGTGctttctgagcctcagagagAATCCTCTTCCTCCAATCCAGGAGGCCCTCAGCTCCTGCTCTAGACCTCCAGTAGCTCCTCATGGCACCCGGATATAAAAGTAAACTTCTCCCTGACATTTGAGGCCTTCAGAGCCTGGGGAGCCCTGTGTCTCCAGCCACACATCCCCTCTTTGTTGATACCTGCTGGGTGATAGCCAGGCCTTCTTCTCTCTGTCTGGTAAATGTTCACTGCTGCTGAGGCTTCTGTGCCTCTGCTGTGATGCCAACTACTTTGGCTTTGGacccctcttccaggaagccctctcaaACTAACCAAGTCTCCTCGACCAAGCCAGGACTCTTCCCAGAGACACTACCACCTTCCCCTACTCTTGACGGTCTTTTGTAGTCAGTTCCTTGCTGAAGGTCTTGGCCTTTCCCTCAGAGGAACAGCGAAGGTCCTGCAGGGTGACCTGGGGCAGGGCCAGCCAGGCTGGAGGTTTCCTGGAGGTGGAAGGCCCCAATAGAGGGAGCCAATTTGGCATCAAATGTTCTGAAACTGCCCTTGTGGAGGACACAGGCTCGGAGCAGATCTGACTCATTCCGGCCACCACCTTGCCTGGCTACAGGCCCTGCCAGAGGGCCTATTTGGATACCGTGCTAGCAGATGGCCCTGCAAAGGGAAACATCTGTTTTCGGCTAggctatccaatatggtagccactggccacatgtgctCTTAggcacttgaaatgtagctacTGTGAATCAAGATATGCTAtgagtgtaaaatacacactggatttcaaaaaCTTAGcacaaaaaataatgtaaaatatctcattaatttttatatacggatgacatgttgaaatgataatatactTTGGACATAATTAAGTTAAATAAGATATATTGTTCAAATTAAatacacttgtttctttttaccttttaaaacagagctactagaaaattttaaattacatgtgtggctcacattatatcaTGTCTGTTTTATAGAGGAGAACACAAACTTTTGAGGGCTCGAGTGACATATGGTGCAAAGGCCGGTGCATCTGCCCTAAGTGTGTGAGCAGAAAAGCCTCCAAAAGGGATGcattccccagcccctgcctctggctGCAGGCCAGATACCATCCGTGCTCACAGAATCacattctcccttcccctcagAGTCTTGACTAACCAGGGGTTCATTTTGCCCTTGAGGGTGAGATCAGAGTTGATGTTGTGACACATGGACATGGGGGGACACAGCCCAAGGTATCCAGGATGGGCAGATACTGTTATCtcaccttccttccatccttaGGTCAGCTCTGGCTGCAGCCAAGGCCTGCATCCTGCTCCAGGCCCCCTTAGCTTGGACATGAGTCCAAGGGGACAtgagtccccacccccaccagacaTCAGCTCTGACAACAATGCTGTCAGCTTACCTTGCAGCCTTCACCTCAGACCCGTTTCTGTCCATATCCCCAACCTTTGCTCAGACCACAGATCACTGTCCCCATAGACGAGCCCTTGGGCAGATAGTGTCCCCAGCCAGCCCTATGGGGACCTCTCAGACCCCTGCAGCAATAGCAGCTCTAGAGGTAACTGGGATTGGGAGCAGATCCTCTGCAGACAGAGCTCCAGGGGGCTGGGTCTTTACAGCCACCCCATCTCCCGAGGCCCGGAGAAGGGAGACCCAGGGCCTGCATCCTCCAGCTTTGGAGGGAAGTCTATGCCCCTAGCCTGGGCACAAAGTCTATGCTGTGGCCACTGGCGTGGGCTACCCTGGATACCAGGGAGGGCTGTCTGGGAACCTGGGAGCGAGCAGAGCCTATCTTGTCTTGAGTGCTCTGAATGTGCCCTGCATCAGCTTCAGGAGGCAATCTTGTCCTGGGTGAGGATTCAGGACACAGTCCTGGGTCCCTTGAGGCCAGGTTTGCTGGAGGCATTTGGGATCCAGCTGGGGCATCCCATTTAGATGTAAAAGGGTCAAATCTTGGGCTGTGATCATAAGGAGGccacttttgattttaaaatagttttaaattaaaaaacaaattaaggggAAAGATTTAAGGAGTGAGGATTCTTGGCAGCCTTGGGATAATTACTATAAAGCCAGCTCCCATTTCTCAAGTCCTCTTTGGTGCCAGGCCTGTCTTGCCACCATGCCTGCGAGGGGCTGGCCGAGGTCCCTGGCATTGCCAGCAGCGTCAGTCCTGTTGTTTCAACTCCACGTGGCCGCCACCgtgcccatccctccctcccgTGGGTGGGCCCAGTTGCTGTGGCACAGAGCAGGAGAGTTGTGGGACAGATTCAGGTTCAAATCCCACTCTGCCACTTGCCTAGTTAACCCTCCCCCAGGCACATCATCACTGTCCGTAAAACGGGGGGTGAAGACAGTTCTTGTATCCTAGGGAGAGAGTCAGTCATCTGCCCCTGGCCCTTGGCCTGTCTTAAGAGGAAGCTTTACTagcattacttttcttttttttttttttaatgttttatttatttttagagacagagagcaggggagggggagagagagagggagacagaggatcccaagtaggctctacgctGACATACTGCCACGCTGAcagtgaggctcgaactcaccagctgtgagatcatggcctgagccaaagtcagatgctcaacccactgagccaccaggcacgcCACTAGCATTGCTTTTCTGCTGCTGCCTGCCCCCAAGCTGAGCAAACACCGTCCTCCAGACACCACCCTTCTTAACGTCTCCGGAAACGTAGAGGGAGAAAATGGCCCTTAGATCGGGCCAGGGGTGCCTGCAAGGGCAAAGCTGTGCCTGGCCTCCCATCAAAGGGCTCTGTCCCTTCTGTTCTTCAACTTCAACCCAGTCTGGAGACAGATTTGTCCTGAGCATGGGAGTGAGAAGGGTCAACAGAACaagcctctcccttccctgcatcCCTGGCTGGAAGCTGAAAGTCTAAGACccagtttcttcctctccttgtGGCCTCACCCAAAGTCCAGAAGTACCTCATAACCCAGGAAGGCCCTTCTGGTAATAGTGACAATGACAGGAGCTGTGGTGAAGTGAGCAGACAGATGTGTCACCAGCCTCTCCAATCTCAGCAGCTCAGCCTTCTTCCCAAGGTTGTTCATACGGGTCCTCAGCCGTCTCTCCAAAGGCCCTGAACGAGTGCCCCCTCAGCAGTATATCTCTCTGCTTCCTGTTTACTGTCCTCCCTCACTCCTCAGCCTCCAGGCTGCCTGCTGCCTTCCCTACCCGTCTGTCTGGGTTGCAGTGATGACTGGGTCTCTAAATCCACCTGGGCACTTTCCTTAGGGAGCCCTCCAGATTTGGGCTGGACTAGGGTGAGGCGAGGAGGCCGTTAGGGTACAAATTTCAGAAGATGCCCACTCTCAGGGGCATCTTATAAATGCAGGATTGAGCCCGAGGGTGCATGCCTCTTTAATTTTGCTCCCTAGCCTCATCCTCActccagccctgcctcagacTCCTCAGCAGTCCCCAGCATGCCCCTTTCCCCTAGATGTGTTGGGCCCTACTCTGTGACTTTTCTCCTACCTCTCAGCAGCTCCTCCTCAGGGGTTCGTACTGTTCCTCTGGCCAtcctgggccccctcccctccagcacctTAGGACATTTCAAAGCAGCCTgactctctacctctctcctggCTAACACCCCAACATCACACCAGTTCCTAGCATTCCTCAGCTAGGGCCCTGTGAATCCTATGTCCACCCTGGTCAGCTCctgcccaggctccccagccCATGTGGAGGTCCTGCCCTTGgaccccctcttcctctctgatAGCCAAACCCTGTCTTTGTGCTTTACCTCCTAAACTTGTCTCATCCAGTCCCACCGCTCCCCACCTCTACCACCCTGTCTCCTCTTTCCTGGCTGCTGGCCACCACCTTCTCCCTGCTGCTACTTCTGCCTGCTCATCTACACTCTTCAGGGATCTTCCCCCTTTGCCCTTCTGGCTCTTCCCAGCCTATACCCAAGACTCTTTATGACTCCCATTAGCCTTGGGAGGGGGCCCAGGCTCTCCCCCAGGCCTCCAGCCCCCCTGGTCCTTTTCAGTTTTACACTCTGGGCTCTCTTTCATCTTTGAGTTTGCACACCTACTCTCCCCTTGGCTTCCAACTTACTGATCCTTTATATCTGCCTTGGAATACTGGCTGGAATTTAATTTCTTCACCAGATGaggtaccccccccccttttctggGCCCTCTATATAACCCTCGCCTGCTCATACTGATGTCCCTCCCCACATACTGTGCTTGACTTATCACCATCAATTCCTCCCAATGTCTACAACAGTACTTGACATAGCACAGGTACTCAGTGGGTATTTGTTGCAGGAATAAATGAGTTTATTAATCATTGCATGGATGGATTGTCATGTAGGTGGCTTTGGTGGCTGGGAGGGGATGAGGGAAGAAACTACCTAAGCCATAGCCAGTGTCTGCCCATGGCAGCAGGTGGCTGGAGGGAAAAGGCCATGTCATCTCCAGCAGTCTGGGTGCTGATTTTAATGGCCCGGCAGTGAGGTTCGTGCATGGCGGAGGCCTGCAGAAGAGGTAACGCCGAGAGGGCAGCTCTGCCCACCTCTAATTATTGCTTGAGTCTTTCTGGAAATGTCAGCTGCCTGCCCCAGGGAGCTCGGTCTCGTCCATCACAGTGTGAGCTCAGGGTGGGGCTGCTGTCACTGCCAGTGGGGAAGACGGGAGGAGATTCCCAGGGACCTTTGGGTCTTGGAGAGCAGAGGCAGCCTCAGGCTTGGACCATGCTCAGCTCCTGTCCTTCCTGTCCCCAGCCGAAGGGTGTCCCTTGACTTGAGGGTCCCATTAAGAATCCTCCAGGGTGGCCAAGGAGCAAGCCAGCTGAATGGGAGGGGGGTCCACAGCACCCCCCAGGCAGGGAGCCTCAGATGGTTTGGTGTCTGCTGACGTGGAAGCCCTTGGGAAAATGGTGCTCTAGTGGCCAGCTGGGCAGGTAGGCGGCTCAGGCCTGGAAAGAGGCCTTGACCACACGGCCCTTCAGTGGCTGTGGCGGCCGGAAGTTGTTTACCATGTGAATCCTCTCATCATCCTCTGAGGTGAAAAGCAGGCTCCGGAACTTCTCCATcttgagaagacagaagagataCTCAGGGCAGAGCAGGGGTGCTGTCGTTCTCTTTGATCCCTGACACATCATCTGACATACCTTGCCAGCCAGCTCTACCCCTCTCTCCTCTTGCTACCCACTCGTTCTCTTTCTTTGGGATCCTGATGTCAGTTACCCACAAAAGGGCCTTTgaacctggaccctgctccaCCTGGCTTTAGTTCCAACTCCATGTAGCTAAGACTTGTCAACAAATGCAGGATTCAGATTCTAACACAGCAAGGGTGGTCCCAGGATGCAGGGGTCTCCCCTCTCAGCCTGTGGTGAGGTCCTAATGACTAATAATCAAGTGAACTCCCAAACAAGAACCTAAATGTTTATTAGCAAAAGATGGGAGACTTGATGGTGGGACTATAAGCTGTAGCTTGCTGGTTGAGAGTGCCCCAGCCCTCCGATTGGTACTCTGGGAGAACTCACCTGCCTCTCAGAGATGCTGATAGGTTCCCGGAGCACGATCCAGGTGACACTCTCGCTCAGCGGGGGCGTTGTCAGGGAGCCCGGGTAGGTCCAGTAGTGCCGGCTGGCAGGCAGGAGGCACTTGGGGTTGAAGCAGCTGAATTGGGCCTTGGTTCCCTGGGGCAGAGCAGGCAAACCCAGGAATCAGCATAGACCCGCCTCCGGGACCAGACCAGCATCCTCCCCACTCTTTCCTGTCGGCAAGATTTAGTCTTCTCCTTGGCCCAATGATGCAAATTGTGGGCATAGGTCTGTGATACCAGatgccaccccccaccctggacCCGGCCCTGTCCACCTGTTTGCTGGTATGTAAAAGCTGTGGTGCCTAGGGCTCTCTGGGCaccatgttctctctctgccttttccttcaACTACCCTTAGCGGAGCTGGCTGTAGGATGCCCATTAACACAACAAGCCATCTTATCAATCCTATACCAACCAGGTTGTCACCTGGGCACTGAGCGAGGCCACTGACTCCAATGAAGAGGAGTCATTTGCAGGGCACTGCAGCTGCTAACCTGTACTCTTCATCTCAGCGAGAGTTTGCTGTCAGGCTGCAGTGGATGGGCCCACTCTGTGCTCCAGCCTCTTCCTCCCACCAGGCTGCTCTGGGTCAAGACCATGGACCCTTGGTCTCACCTTAAACCGAACCATGTAGAGCGCGTCTGTCAGACGGTTCATGCTGGGGTGCTCATCCCCTGTCTGTCAGGGAAAGGGTAGTGTGAGCCCAGCACCCAGCATGTCTGGAACTAGGGGCAATGCTGGCTTCCCCGTGCCCCTCTTGGCCCTGATAACCACCCCTTACCTCCAAGAAGACACCGACCACAGCCAGGCCATCGGGCGCTGAGGCTGCCTCCCCAAAGGTGCTATACTTCTTGGCGTTCCAGTGAACGAGGTGCAGCTATAGGGGCAAcaacaggccaggccaggccagtgCTTAGCGCCTCCGAGGGGCCGTGGGAGCTCAAAGTCGGGCTTCCCTCTGCAAGAGGGGTAGGAAGCCCCCAGGGGCCACAGATAACATCCACACTGCTCTGGGCCCAACCCTTTCCTGAGCCCCAGGTGACCCAAAGAGAAATCTGGCTCAGGTCCTGCCCTGGGTGAACTGCGAAATAGGTAATGGCCATCCATGCGAGAAGATGGTGCGTGCAGCTGAGTCCAAAGAATAAGTAAGGGGTTATCAGACAGAACCCTGGGGAAAGATACCCCAGGTAGAGAGAACAGCATAGGCAAAAAGCCTGGGAGGTTTGAGAGAGCCAGGTATGGACAGGAGATTCTTCACATGCTGGTCAATATGGGGGCAGGTCAGGAAAAGATGAGGCCAGATAAAGCCACTTTCTGCAGGGCCTTGAACACCAGGCTCAGTCCTTGAAGGGTTGTCAGCAGGGTGTGGTAGGACTGGACTTGTCCTTCAGAAAACTGCTTCTCGAGTCACAGACCAGGGGGCAGAGTTCTGGTGGAATACCCTGTGCCAGGGGTGGTCTCTCCCAAACCTCTGGCTGTTCCTCCTCACCCTCTCTCGACCCCCACACCAGGCGCGTGACCATCCTGGCCTTCTCCAAATAATAAAGGGAGGGCTCAGGTAGAGGGCCTTTACCTCGCTGGGGAACGACTTGCCATCCACCGTGTGCTCTGAGCCCACACTGTGTTTCTTGCCCCAGTGGAAATGGAACTGTTTGAGTCGGTATGGCCCGTCCAAGGGCCCCCCAGTCACCACTGCAAGAAGAAGTGTAGTAATTTATGTGAGAGAGTCTACACGGCCCGGCAGCTGGTAGTGCCAGGACCAGGCCAGTGCCCAGGAGAGGGATAAAGTTTTCACTTGGAAAATTTGTTGGGCTAAGTGGGCTCGGGTCAGTCTTCACCCAGTGCCGTGGGCCCTTTGCGGGGCCAGGGCAGGAATCCAGGCAGCCTGCAGGTGGAAGAGGAGTCCGGTAGTGACAGAGTGCACCACTCCAATTGGCCACCCTCCCCGTTTCTGCCCACTTGTGCACAGAAGCTGGGCCCTTGTCTCCCAAGCTCCCGTTATCGCTAACAATAGGCCTTTCATGTCTGGATCCCCTGGACCCTGGACCCAGGGTTAGATTGGGGGCTTCTTTTGTTTAATCCTTCTAGAAGCCTTATAGAAGTCATAAGAGACAGAACTTTGTGTTTTCTCTATCTTACAttggaggaaaatgaggcacagagagggcaagACATTTTGTCAAGATCATTCAGCAAGGCACTAAGTTAGGATATAAGCCTGTATCTCCTTCATAAGTCCAGAGCCCAATCCCCTAATCATCAGGCCACACTGTCTCCCTAGAACCTTTAGCCTTCCCAAGACCTGGTGTTGTCCAAAGGCCAACTCCCTGACAGTTCCCACTCTAATGGCCGGGCCTGGGCCATTCCCTGTGGTCTCTTTGGAGGTCCCTACTTGTGCTGGTTTTGTGACTTTCTCACCCTGATACCTGGTGAGCTAGAGCCAGGCACAAGGCCTCCTGGGACTGATTGAATTTCCAGGTGAAAGGGATCAGGCAGTCGAGGGAGCCCCAGCGAGGCTTGAATGTGAGTCGCTGGATCAGGTGACTGCCCCAGGCTCAGAGTTCTACTAGGCCCCTCCAGGATGGGTGACCAGGGCAGGGCCTTGTCCCCTGGGGGCCCCGTGAGGAGGATGACTGAACAGTCCAAAGGCCATTCTTTGCTACCTTGCCCTATCTGAGAAGCAGGGCCTGTCCATAAGCATTGCTGGCTGGTGGACAAAAGAAGTCTGGAGCGGGAGGTGGGGGTATGGCCGTGGCAGGGGCCCAATCAGGCTGCTCCGTCCGGGAGAGGCAGGAGCAGCAGGGTCTGATATGACCTGTGGGGGCCCACCCCTCTGAGCATGCCCCACCTGGGATGCTGCAGTGTGGCCTCTCGGGGAGTAAACCCCTTGAGCTtggctcccttctcctcctctccctgtcctAACTACAGAACACACTACTGTTCACTGTGCACTCACCATGTGTTCAGCACTCTGCTGGCATCAACCCCCATAGTGTCCTTGAGAGGAACACATTGTTATCCCTTATTGGACAGATGTATGACTGAGACTTGGAAAAGCAGGTgtcctgcccaaagtcacacagctggtgagtggcagagcccCAAATGTCGCACTCCCAAGCCTACTCTCTTTCTGCTGGTTCCCTGTCCCCTCAGGCCTGGGTATTCTGGTAGGGAGGGAGCTCCATCCAGGCCTGAAAGTAAGCGGCTGGATCACTGGTCCAGAGGCATACCCCCttggcttcctttctcccttcccaacAACAGTGGCCTTCACGAAGCTACAGATGTCTGAACTGAATCCTTAATGCCCTCTGCAAGCTGTTAGGAGGTACAGTCATATGAAAACTGCTCCATCACAAACTGTCATTTAGGGTCATCAAGAGCCCCAAAGCTCTGGGTGAGATGCTTTTCTAAAAATTCAGTTCCAGGAAATGTCTTTCTTCTGAGAATCCGCTGGATTTCCTCCCCTCTACAACAAGAACTATAGCTgaccctctttcccttttttcctaaCCTACCAGGGAACTCAGGGCTAAGCAACTAAGATCACTCCTCTGtggtttccttcctcttctctgctttttgattttttactTGAAACTTAATTTCCTTTGTGTGCTTTCATTGTATGCAGGATGAGAGGTGGAGACGGAGAGGCAGAGTACCAGTTACTCCCTTACACAAAAAACTCTAGCAGGTTCCCTCCTTGCCCCACTCTACCTTTCACAGGCCTGTTTATAAGGATAAAATCTCTTCACTGAGGAGCATTCCTGAGGCCTCCACCTAGGAATTGATTAGGAAAGAACCTGGACTCTCATCCCAGGGTAAAGAGATGCCATACGTTCCCGCTGGCCGCTCTCTGGTGCAGGCTGGTTGGAATCTTGAGCTCGTGGGTGAGTTGGAGAGAAGACCTTTGGAGTTGGACCAGGCTTGTTTGGAACTCCCCAGCAATGGGGCAAACTCCCCATTGAGTCTCTATTTGCCCGTTTTAGAGGTGGGTTCTTGAGAGAATAAAAGAACTGCCTAAGACCTTAGcaaagggcctggcacacagaacaCATtagctcctttctgtctctgctggGCTTGGCCAGATCACACAGGGAGGAGGGTTTGGCCTTAGGCCACACAGCAGGTGACTCACAGGGCCCAGAGTGAAAACAAACCTGACCTAAAGCAGtaaatggaagagaaggaagggaattcACATTTCTTGAGCATTTGCTATATGCCAGCACTACAAACATCACTTccgtttttcatttttcctccctATGACCCTAGAGAGGAAAAGAGCATCCCGTTTTGTGCATAAGCTGACTGAGGCTCAGCCCAAGCCTTCAGAGCTGGTGAGAAGTGGAGCCTTCCTTCCCCGCCACAGCACGCCAGCCTTCCTGAGCCTGTCCAACACAGGGTGAGGAGCCCAGGGGGAGGGGGCCAGCCTCCGCCAAGGGCCACTCACCAGTTCGGTCGTCGCTGTCATTGAA
The Lynx canadensis isolate LIC74 chromosome E2, mLynCan4.pri.v2, whole genome shotgun sequence genome window above contains:
- the CA7 gene encoding carbonic anhydrase 7 isoform X2, which codes for MSPGEFPRGSVRALLLAGPSQWHKLYPIAQGDRQSPINIVSSQAVYSPSLKPLELSYEACISLSITNNGHSVQVDFNDSDDRTVVTGGPLDGPYRLKQFHFHWGKKHSVGSEHTVDGKSFPSELHLVHWNAKKYSTFGEAASAPDGLAVVGVFLETGDEHPSMNRLTDALYMVRFKGTKAQFSCFNPKCLLPASRHYWTYPGSLTTPPLSESVTWIVLREPISISERQMEKFRSLLFTSEDDERIHMVNNFRPPQPLKGRVVKASFQA
- the CA7 gene encoding carbonic anhydrase 7 isoform X1 produces the protein MTGHHGWGYGQNDGPSQWHKLYPIAQGDRQSPINIVSSQAVYSPSLKPLELSYEACISLSITNNGHSVQVDFNDSDDRTVVTGGPLDGPYRLKQFHFHWGKKHSVGSEHTVDGKSFPSELHLVHWNAKKYSTFGEAASAPDGLAVVGVFLETGDEHPSMNRLTDALYMVRFKGTKAQFSCFNPKCLLPASRHYWTYPGSLTTPPLSESVTWIVLREPISISERQMEKFRSLLFTSEDDERIHMVNNFRPPQPLKGRVVKASFQA